The proteins below are encoded in one region of Drosophila santomea strain STO CAGO 1482 chromosome 3R, Prin_Dsan_1.1, whole genome shotgun sequence:
- the LOC120452960 gene encoding vacuolar-sorting protein SNF8: MRRRVGLGAIQQQKLAAEKYKDKGTDLQENQLEQMTKQMEVFRVKLEEFAMKHKEDIRKNSQFRKQFQEMCAAIGVDPLATGKGFWSVLGMGDFYYELGVQVVEVCLAANHKTGGLMELDDLRRRLIAARGQSSVHQEITKEDILMAAKKLSIFGNGFVVHKLGKGKYIVQSIPGELSMEETNILNAASNTEQGCVTQSQLIEDLGWTDYRAQQSLDKVLGEGLCWIDKQAGDEPAYWFPSLFPGRSAQTTAAT, from the exons ATGCGACGACGTGTGGGCTTGGGAGCCATACAGCAGCAGAAACTGGCCGCAGAAAAGTACAAGGACAAGGGGACCGACCTGCAGGAAAACCAACTCGAACAAATGACCAAGCAAATGGAGGTTTTTCGCGTGAAACTCGAGGAATTTGCAATGAAACACAAGGAGGACATTCGCAAGAACTCGCAATTTCGCAAACAGTTTCAGGAAATGTGCGCCGCCATCGGCGTGGATCCGCTGGCCACCGGGAAAGGATTCTGGAGCGTGTTGGGCATGGGCGATTTCTACTACGAACTGGGCGTTCAGGTGGTGGAGGTGTGCCTGGCTGCCAATCACAAGACAGGTGGACTCATGGAGCTGGACGATCTGCGACGACGGCTGATCGCCGCCAGGGGTCAGAGTTCGGTGCACCAGGAGATCACCAAGGAGGACATCCTAATGGCCGCCAAGAAACTGAGCATTTTTGGCAACGG CTTTGTGGTGCACAAACTGGGCAAGGGAAAGTACATAGTGCAGTCCATTCCCGGCGAGCTGAGCATGGAGGAGACCAACATACTGAATGCCGCATCCAATACCGAACAAGGCTGCGTTACGCAGAGTCAGTTGATCGAGGATTTGGG CTGGACCGACTACCGTGCTCAACAGTCATTGGACAAGGTGCTCGGCGAAGGTCTCTGCTGGATTGACAAGCAGGCGGGCGATGAGCCAGCCTATTGGTTTCCCAGTTTGTTTCCCGGTCGCAGTGCACAGACAACAGCCGCCACATAG
- the LOC120452959 gene encoding paramyosin, with product MTQQENKQAILSTVQDMAEGVERLVREQAHLKVHLNGVLDENRRLDTELAKCKSILARGDYQELKHRLLLSNNALDAARKQVEELIKERNSLQCMHDCSKQTIETMELDLKNYRVQLELSGDDQVIQRYSKVVKMLEAKVVDQQKEIRTQAETIKALHDHKQHNGEQLQQLHAQLRDSEQSQSKVSILQKQLKEYELSLSHTHKLLVESTRRETDAMRKVEEAIILSEEATKEKAEAAKLAEAYKEEFTQLANNIGTIMDEASTRVDVEVGQLKNMLKQKDTLIITIKEKLKKMSGDHKSVVHMLETRNNRLEQKYKEVLKQNDKLEVELEVTCRRLGELERSLSEVHGEDAQDARMKRHYESQMERCLMEHKKMKTKYREGMEDITQRFESEIYKLMEENSVLLAENELLKSGAAGDSSRQPS from the exons ATGACACAACAGGAAAACAAGCAAGCCATTCTCAG CACTGTGCAGGACATGGCTGAAGGAGTGGAGCGTCTGGTGCGGGAACAGGCCCACCTGAAGGTCCATCTCAACGGTGTGCTGGACGAGAACCGTCGGCTGGACACCGAGTTGGCCAAGTGCAAGAGCATCCTAGCGCGCGGCGATTATCAGGAGCTCAAGCATCGCCTTCTACTGAGCAACAATGCCCTGGACGCGGCCAGGAAGCAGGTGGAGGAGCTCATCAAGGAGCGGAACAGTCTGCAATGCATGCATGACTGCTCCAAGCAGACCATTGAAACCATGGAACTGGATCTGAAGAACTATCGCGTCCAGTTGGAACTGTCTGGCGATGACCAG GTCATCCAGCGGTACTCGAAGGTCGTCAAAATGCTGGAGGCGAAGGTGGTGGACCAGCAGAAGGAGATACGCACGCAGGCGGAGACCATTAAGGCACTCCACGATCACAAACAGCACAACGgtgagcaactgcagcagctgcatgcCCAGCTCAGGGATAGCGAGCAGAGTCAATCCAAGGTGTCCATACTGCAGAAGCAGCTCAAGGAGTACGAGCTATCGCTGAGTCACACTCACAAATTGCTGGTGGAGAGCACCAGACGGGAAACGGATGCCATGCGCAAAGTCGAGGAGGCCATCATACTCAGCGAAGAGGCAACCAAGGAGAAAGCGGAGGCCGCAAAGCTGGCCGAGGCCTACAAGGAGGAATTCACCCAGCTGGCCAATAATATCGGCACCATCATGGATGAGGCATCCACACGGGTGGACGTTGAGGTGGGGCAGCTAAAGAATATGCTCAAGCAGAAGGACACTTTGATTATCACCATCAAGGAGAAG CTGAAAAAAATGTCTGGCGATCATAAGTCGGTGGTTCACATGCTGGAGACCCGGAACAATCGCCTGGAGCAAAAGTACAAGGAGGTGCTGAAGCAGAACGACAAGCTGGAGGTCGAGTTGGAGGTAACCTGCCGGCGACTTGGCGAGCTGGAGCGATCCCTTAGCGAAGTGCACGGCGAAGATGCTCAAGATGCCAGGAT GAAACGGCACTATGAGTCGCAAATGGAGCGTTGCCTGATGGAGCACAAGAAGATGAAGACCAAGTACCGCGAGGGCATGGAGGACATCACGCAGCGCTTCGAGTCGGAAATTTACAAGTTAATGGAGGAGAACTCCGTGCTGCTGGCGGAAAACGAACTGCTCAAGAGCGGGGCCGCAGGTGACAGCTCCAGGCAGCCTTCCTAG
- the LOC120452962 gene encoding protein chibby homolog 1: MPLAAFCCPSSICDSLPPFKQSRAMPLFNKKFEAKPIPVRQGRCNIGHPVATEDLDDYRHISLTLGSKELRFADGIWMHASRKGDVDDMLRLNKKFRALEEENNMCNLKIEVMLDLLAEHATELSELKPKEK; this comes from the exons ATGCCACTGGCAGCCTTTTGCTGTCCGTCGTCGATCTGTGACAGCCTGCCACCCTTCAAGCAG TCACGTGCCATGCCGCTGTTCAACAAGAAGTTCGAGGCGAAGCCGATTCCAGTGCGCCAGGGACGTTGCAACATCGGACATCCGGTGGCCACCGAGGATCTGGATGACTATCGTCACATATCCCTGACACTGGGCAGCAAGGAGCTGCGCTTTGCGGACGGCATCTGGATGCATGCGTCGCGAAAGGGAGACGTGGATGACATGCTGCGGCTGAACAAGAAGTTTCGTGCCCTCGAGGAGGAGAACAACATGTGCAATCTGAAGATCGAGGTGATGCTGGATCTGCTGGCCGAGCATGCGACGGAGCTAAGTGAGCTGAAGCCAAAGGAAAAGTAA
- the LOC120452961 gene encoding uncharacterized protein LOC120452961, with product MDLLNKAKKLQYDTINLNIIQDDYALRMDRFKSEIERNANSTYFMQDTCQLYQIKKSKSDPKIENTEKYEEDSEMDKKLEEKMDCSVDDSNQNKPRVLLKKDRLKLKYMEALKLDENLEARVKHSAMEPNPHLEEQQTELRKLHKDQVEMHKGVQEEIMVCFKRDMDELMQQYEDECSRLRKVHSGWMNQGKGPSERSNTHQP from the exons ATGGATTTGCTGAataaagctaaaaagttgCAGTATGATACCATAAATTTGAACATTATACAAGATGATTATGCCCTAAGAATGGATCGATTCAAAAGCGAAATTGAGCGAAATGCAAATTCTACCTATTTCATGCAGGATACCTGTCAGCTCTATCAAATTAAGAAATCTAAATCAGATCCTAAGATTGAAAACACTGAGAAATACGAGGAAGATTCTGAGATGGATAAGAAACTTGAGGAGAAGATGGATTGCTCCGTTGATGATTCAAATCAGAATAAACCTCGAGTTCTGCT AAAAAAGGATCGCCTGAAGCTGAAATACATGGAAGCTCTGAAGCTGGATGAAAACCTTGAGGCCCGAGTGAAACACTCTGCCATGGAACCCAATCCCCATCTGGAGGAACAACAAACCGAACT AAGAAAACTGCACAAGGATCAAGTAGAAATGCATAAGGGTGTGCAGGAAGAAATAATGGTTTGCTTCAAGAGGGACATGGATGAGCTAATGCAGCAGTATGAAGACGAGTGCTCACGACTCAGAAAGGTCCATTCTGGGTGGATGAATCAGGGGAAAGGCCCCAGCGAAAGGTCCAACACTCATCAGCCTTAG
- the LOC120453024 gene encoding uncharacterized protein LOC120453024: protein MEMDTMICDLWSGRIWLFILICLCGFQQSHGFFVDYTENTELIQQRAGFDVRLQCNLKGLVDESMLDNIKIHWYFKQCSENNCHQLGSMEEWTALPCEPSLCRPELWLRNVTERYSGLYKCSINPHIWDKAQAVDVQLVRTYQLDVKNTSLAAPEFVDSYPNNKTTLVGSRVVFQCRVHSEEHPTIKWFRRQTYVATQSAGEASLAPTTSNFSTHIVRYNGRTYELLSTDAEKLMAPQIYLSKLILDGVRLGDAGHYACVAISYRGHKIREAFLDVLPDEEYPDQEREYWADYDGTDEGVPTSDRREFLLLFLMPLGLALLPLIVWFSYLLYKRCSVGHGDCQRIDSDEDLDTERCVLGGN from the exons atggaaatggatacGATGATTTGTGATCTGTGGTCTGGCCGCATCTGGCTATTTATTCTCATTTGTCTCTGCGGCTTTCAGCAATCGCACGGCTTCTTTGTCGACTACACAG AGAACACCGAGTTAATTCAGCAGAGAGCCGGATTCGATGTCAGGCTGCAGTGCAATCTCAAAGGTCTGGTGGATGAGAGTATGCTGGATAACATCAAGATACATTGGTACTTTAAG CAATGCAGCGAAAACAATTGTCATCAACTAGGATCTATGGAGGAATGGACTGCACTGCCTTGTGAGCCGAGTCTGTGTCGTCCGGAACTGTGGCTCCGGAATGTGACGGAGCGGTACTCGGGGCTCTACAAGTGCAGCATTAATCCGCACATCTGGGACAAGGCTCAAGCTGTGGACGTTCAACTGGTTCGCACCTATCAGCTGGATGTTAAGA ACACCTCGTTGGCTGCCCCTGAGTTTGTGGACTCGTATCCCAACAACAAGACCACATTGGTGGGCAGCAGGGTGGTGTTCCAGTGCCGGGTTCACAGCGAGGAGCATCCCACCATCAAGTGGTTTCGCCGGCAGACCTATGTGGCAACTCAGTCAGCTGGAGAAGCCTCCTTGGCACCCACAACCTCCAATTTCAGCACCCATATTGTGCGCTACAATGGTCGCACATATGAACTACTGTCCACCGATGCCGAAAAACTGATGGCACCACAGATATATCTCAGCAAACTGATACTGGACGGAGTGCGATTGGGGGATGCCGGACACTACGCCTGCGTGGCCATCAGCTATCGAGGCCATAAGATCCGGGAAGCCTTTCTGGACGTGCTGCCCGACGAGGAGTATCCGGATCAGGAGAGGGAGTACTGGGCGGACTACGATGGTACGGATGAGGGCGTACCGACTAGCGATCGACGGGAGTTCCTGCTGCTCTTCCTGATGCCGCTGGGATTGGCTCTACTGCCACTGATCGTGTGGTTCAGTTACCTGTTGTATAAACGCTGCTCTGTGGGCCATGGCGATTGCCAGCGGATAGATTCGGACGAGGATCTGGACACGGAAAGATGTGTCCTCGGCGGCAACTAG
- the LOC120453025 gene encoding uncharacterized protein LOC120453025: MSGSRRHRSTLGYYEYFMPGTYDYPVIQCAASANRSYNMMDPLLTSASSTWSFPDGNAAYVAGPMGVINYLSDMQTHLALPTSENAETGLICTTIETHSCFHEQRTQYVQMENELTDDEGYGYEIPELHLCFNHSHSESGGADESGDSQRTSSSCSSVEISEQSESGEYVKSESVPRKRRRKVPKKRIYTAEQGYVVEEPTSEPSEDDDEPLPPTKSRK, translated from the coding sequence ATGTCTGGATCGAGGCGACACCGCAGCACTTTGGGATACTACGAGTACTTTATGCCGGGGACCTATGACTATCCGGTGATCCAATGTGCTGCGAGTGCAAACCGTTCCTACAATATGATGGACCCACTACTGACCAGTGCCTCATCCACTTGGTCCTTTCCCGATGGAAACGCCGCCTATGTAGCAGGGCCAATGGGCGTGATCAATTACCTGTCGGATATGCAAACGCACTTGGCTCTGCCAACCAGCGAGAATGCTGAAACTGGTCTGATCTGTACGACCATCGAAACCCATTCATGTTTCCATGAGCAACGTACACAATATGTTCAAATGGAGAATGAACTCACCGATGATGAGGGATACGGCTACGAGATTCCCGAGCTTCATCTATGCTTCAATCATTCACATTCGGAGTCCGGCGGAGCTGATGAATCCGGTGATTCGCAGCGTACATCGAGTAGTTGCTCATCCGTGGAGATCAGCGAGCAGTCAGAATCGGGGGAATATGTTAAATCCGAATCGGTTCCCAGGAAGCGAAGGAGGAAAGTGCCGAAAAAGCGCATCTATACAGCCGAGCAGGGTTACGTGGTTGAGGAACCCACCAGCGAACCATCCGAGGATGATGACGAGCCACTGCCACCCACCAAATCCAGAAAATAG
- the LOC120452575 gene encoding lysosomal acid phosphatase — MDCKSRRGTKISVIALGSALCFVMMAYFVFGDSNDEQGLRNLRMISILFRHGAKNPSGFYPLDPHAAHDWQGGMGALTPKGSLQAYNLGRNLRMRYYRLLPPNSLYTQQQVHVLSSAAERCVMSAQSVLAGMMPPLENKNVLPIPWQPVAVNTLSRNEDILLAQKKPCLKYDHILQKLYKSPPPELQKLNEDNLELYKLLTKNTGKNISNVLDVELLYGTLKTEEEAGLVLPDWTENIYPEEIRPLAERSYMLFTETNLMKRIKGGAFLTEILIKMQNKRKRNLNPDRKIFLYSGHDVTLVNVMNSLGILDQTTKLPEYASALAFELHHSKSFSDGDFEVKLVYYYNSEDKFPKELTIPNCDAPCSLTQFEASVKALLLDNYDETCENHPTDCKT, encoded by the exons ATGGACTGCAAATCGCGACGCGGCACCAAAATATCGGTGATCGCCCTGGGAAGTGCCCTCTGTTTCGTCATGATGGCATACTTTGTGTTCGGCGACAGCAACGACGAGCAGGGTCTGCGGAATCTACGCATGATATCCATA CTGTTCCGACATGGGGCCAAGAATCCCAGTGGCTTCTATCCGCTGGATCCGCACGCAGCCCACGACTGGCAGGGCGGAATGGGAGCCCTCACGCCG AAGGGCAGCCTGCAGGCGTACAACCTGGGCAGGAATCTGCGCATGCGCTACTACCGGCTGCTGCCACCGAACAGCCTGTACACCCAGCAGCAGGTGCATGTCCTCAGCTCGGCGGCGGAGCGGTGTGTG ATGAGCGCCCAGAGCGTCTTGGCGGGCATGATGCCGCCGCTGGAGAACAAGAATGTGCTGCCCATTCCCTGGCAGCCGGTGGCCGTCAATACGCTATCTCGCAATGAAGATATC CTATTGGCGCAAAAGAAACCGTGTTTGAAGTACGACCACATTCTGCAGAAGCTATACAAATCGCCGCCTCCTGAGCTCCAGAAACTGAACGAGGACAACCTGGAGCTGTACAAGCTGCTGACCAAGAACACAGGCAAG AACATTTCAAATGTACTGGATGTGGAGCTACTTTATGGCACACTTAAAACCGAAGAGGAGGCTGGTCTGGTGCTGCCCGACTGGACTGAGAATATATACCCCGAGGAGATTAGGCCATTAGCTGAGCGCAGCTATATGCTCTTCACCGAAACAAATCTGATGAAGCGGATTAAAGGTGGAGCCTTCCTAACGGAAATACTCATCAAAATGCAGAATAAGCGCAAGAGGAATCTCAATCCCGATCGCAAAATATTCCTGTACTCCGGGCATGATGTGACTCTGGTTAATGTGATGAATTCCTTGGGTATACTGGATCAGACTACCAAGCTTCCGGAATATGCATCGGCACTGGCGTTCGAGCTTCATCACAGCAAGTCTTTCAGTGACGGAGACTTTGAAGTGAAG TTGGTTTACTATTACAACAGCGAAGACAAATTCCCCAAGGAGCTGACCATTCCCAATTGCGATGCACCCTGCTCACTGACCCAGTTCGAGGCCTCTGTGAAGGCCCTGCTCCTGGACAACTATGATGAGACCTGTGAGAATCATCCGACCGATTGCAAAACATAA
- the LOC120452576 gene encoding uncharacterized protein C15orf61 homolog, whose product MLQVQFHDVANDQRGMSHFNWTLDSGTNYHILRTACYPYMKYHCSKREVQDLWLEDKFFRFLKVINLGLPMLFYGLAAIRLISHTEIVHVSETVKVPIYFLYAEDKGSSF is encoded by the exons ATGCTCCAAGTGCAGTTCCACGACGTGGCCAACGATCAGAGGGGAATGTCGCACTTTAATTGGACCCTGGATAGTGGAACCAACTACCACATTCTGCGCACCGCCTGTTATCCCTATATGAAGTACCACTGTAGCAAGCGGGAGGTGCAGGATCTTTGGCTGGAGGACAAGTTCTTTCGCTTCCTCAAGGTGATCAATTTGG GCTTACCAATGCTCTTCTATGGACTGGCTGCCATCCGTCTAATAAGTCACACGGAGATCGTTCATGTCAGCGAGACGGTTAAAGTTCCCATATACTTTCTATATGCCGAGGACAAGGGCTCAAGCTTTTGA